Proteins from one Listeria weihenstephanensis genomic window:
- a CDS encoding DUF1304 domain-containing protein, which produces MTILTTIFILIVAVLHFYIMYFEMFAFTKPRALKTFNMTKEKAENGKELAANQGLYNGFMAAGLVWSVLYPDATIGLQIALFFLVCIVIAAIYGAVTASKRILFAQGMPAIIALIFVIISL; this is translated from the coding sequence ATGACCATTTTAACTACTATTTTCATTCTAATCGTGGCGGTACTTCATTTTTATATTATGTATTTCGAAATGTTTGCTTTCACGAAACCAAGAGCATTAAAAACATTCAATATGACAAAGGAAAAAGCAGAGAACGGTAAGGAACTTGCGGCGAATCAAGGTTTATACAACGGCTTTATGGCGGCGGGGCTCGTATGGAGTGTCTTATACCCAGATGCGACAATCGGTCTGCAAATCGCCCTTTTCTTCCTAGTCTGTATCGTTATTGCAGCCATTTACGGAGCAGTTACCGCGTCCAAACGAATCTTATTTGCACAAGGAATGCCTGCAATCATTGCTTTAATTTTCGTAATTATTAGTTTATAA
- a CDS encoding MarR family winged helix-turn-helix transcriptional regulator gives MSNLKQAGDVIKAVVSINNTLVQITRKYETELGLTFLQLAIVNTISFHQGGTLKQVSEQLSLSKSTASTQVDQLVTKGMIRRENSKTDRRETLLSLTEQGTEAAKKSIMILPFYQATTEQLATKDPEDVQTLIDTLEQLLEQLQDLKGENK, from the coding sequence TTGTCGAATTTAAAGCAAGCTGGAGATGTTATCAAGGCAGTAGTAAGTATCAATAATACGCTTGTGCAGATCACCAGAAAATATGAAACGGAGCTTGGCTTGACATTTTTACAGTTGGCGATCGTGAATACTATCAGTTTCCATCAAGGCGGGACGCTCAAGCAAGTATCAGAACAACTATCGTTATCAAAAAGCACAGCAAGTACCCAAGTGGATCAGCTCGTTACAAAAGGCATGATTCGCCGAGAAAATTCTAAAACAGATCGCAGGGAAACGCTGCTTAGCTTAACCGAACAAGGCACCGAGGCCGCGAAAAAAAGTATCATGATATTACCATTTTATCAAGCCACCACAGAACAACTCGCAACAAAAGACCCCGAGGACGTCCAAACCCTCATCGATACGCTCGAACAATTATTAGAACAACTACAAGACCTAAAAGGAGAGAACAAATAA
- a CDS encoding DUF3284 domain-containing protein, protein MNVSKKLYISQKECFHTIAKSVIYDVKQSTGKNLPMQKLKGLKYRRKMSNGAAAETLITEFQFPNIYQFETTSRVNLHRTTYTVTEISDHVCEVTYKEEVEAEKWLQKMNNMLVGTIFAFLRKKRVTRLLKAMEDSVITASK, encoded by the coding sequence GTGAACGTTTCCAAGAAATTATACATTTCGCAAAAAGAATGTTTTCATACCATTGCAAAGTCGGTTATCTATGATGTTAAACAGTCCACAGGTAAAAATCTGCCGATGCAAAAGTTAAAAGGACTGAAGTATCGTCGGAAAATGTCCAATGGAGCTGCAGCAGAGACTCTAATTACAGAGTTTCAATTCCCAAATATATATCAATTCGAAACAACAAGTCGTGTAAACCTTCATCGAACAACGTATACAGTCACTGAAATTAGTGATCATGTTTGTGAAGTCACATATAAAGAAGAAGTAGAAGCCGAAAAGTGGTTGCAGAAAATGAACAATATGTTGGTAGGTACCATTTTCGCATTTTTGAGGAAAAAAAGGGTAACACGTTTGTTAAAAGCCATGGAAGATTCCGTGATTACAGCAAGCAAATAA
- a CDS encoding 6-phospho-beta-glucosidase, which yields MKKGVKIVTIGGGSSYTPELVEGFIKRFDELPIRELWLVDIEAGREKLEIVGAMAKRMVAAAGIDCEVHLTLDRREALKDADFVTTQFRVGLLDARIKDESIPLSHGIIGQETNGAGGMFKAFRTIPVILSIVEDMKELCPNAWLINFTNPAGMVTEAVLRYGKWEKVIGLCNVPIGAIKSASDVLKKPEEDLFFKFAGINHLHWHRIFDKDGTELTEQVIDGLYAPDANPEKVVENIKNMRFLYEQVRNLKMLPCPYHRYYYMTDDMLKEELEAFQTEGSRGQVVKRLEESLFELYKDPNLDHKPEELSKRGGAHYSDAACEIINSIYNNKGTMMVVSTRNNGAIDDVPYDSAIEITSVIRAHGAEPVNFGKFPPAQRGLLQVMKAMEELTIEAAVTGSYDTALQAFTLNPLVPSGDIAQTVLDELLEAHKEHLPQFFTKVEA from the coding sequence ATGAAAAAAGGCGTAAAAATCGTTACCATTGGTGGAGGATCAAGCTATACTCCAGAACTAGTAGAAGGATTTATTAAACGTTTTGATGAATTACCAATCAGAGAATTATGGCTGGTCGATATTGAAGCAGGCCGTGAAAAATTAGAGATCGTTGGCGCGATGGCAAAACGTATGGTGGCAGCAGCTGGAATTGACTGCGAGGTACACCTAACACTCGATCGCCGCGAAGCCCTAAAAGATGCCGATTTCGTAACAACACAATTCCGCGTTGGACTACTTGACGCACGTATTAAAGATGAAAGCATTCCATTAAGCCACGGTATCATCGGCCAGGAAACAAACGGAGCAGGAGGCATGTTCAAAGCATTCCGTACGATTCCAGTTATCCTAAGCATCGTAGAAGATATGAAAGAACTATGTCCAAACGCGTGGCTTATCAACTTCACCAACCCAGCAGGAATGGTGACAGAAGCCGTTCTTCGCTACGGAAAATGGGAAAAAGTCATCGGTCTATGTAACGTTCCAATCGGCGCTATCAAAAGTGCATCCGACGTCCTCAAAAAACCAGAAGAAGACCTATTCTTCAAATTTGCAGGAATCAACCACTTACACTGGCACCGCATTTTCGATAAAGACGGCACCGAGCTAACAGAACAAGTTATCGACGGCCTATACGCACCAGACGCCAACCCAGAAAAAGTCGTAGAAAACATCAAAAACATGCGTTTCCTATATGAACAAGTTCGCAATCTAAAAATGTTGCCATGTCCATACCACCGTTACTACTACATGACAGATGACATGCTAAAAGAAGAACTAGAAGCGTTCCAAACAGAAGGAAGTCGTGGTCAAGTTGTAAAACGCTTAGAAGAAAGCCTATTCGAACTTTACAAAGACCCAAATCTAGACCACAAACCAGAAGAATTATCCAAACGCGGTGGCGCTCACTACAGCGATGCAGCCTGCGAAATTATCAATTCTATCTATAATAACAAAGGCACGATGATGGTTGTATCCACACGTAATAACGGAGCAATCGACGACGTTCCTTACGATAGCGCAATCGAAATCACAAGTGTTATCCGCGCACACGGAGCAGAGCCAGTCAACTTCGGCAAATTCCCACCAGCACAACGCGGTTTACTCCAAGTGATGAAAGCAATGGAAGAACTAACAATCGAAGCAGCCGTTACAGGCAGTTACGATACAGCACTCCAAGCCTTCACGTTAAACCCACTAGTTCCAAGTGGCGACATTGCCCAAACAGTTTTAGACGAATTACTAGAAGCACACAAAGAACATTTACCACAATTCTTCACAAAAGTAGAAGCATAA
- a CDS encoding cold-shock protein: METGTVKWFNGEKGFGFIERENGDDVFVHFSAIQGEGFKSLDEGQKVTFDVEEGQRGPQAANVEKA, encoded by the coding sequence ATGGAAACAGGTACAGTAAAATGGTTTAACGGCGAAAAAGGTTTTGGTTTTATCGAACGCGAAAACGGTGACGATGTATTCGTACATTTCAGCGCTATCCAAGGTGAAGGCTTCAAATCTTTAGACGAAGGCCAAAAAGTTACTTTTGACGTAGAAGAAGGTCAACGTGGACCTCAAGCTGCTAACGTTGAAAAAGCGTAA
- a CDS encoding PFL family protein encodes METKQILETIRMIEEEKLDIRTITMGISLLDCIDSDGEKARAKIYKKITTYAEKLVETGEQIESEFGIPIINKRISVTPIAIIAGASADKDYVAFAKTLDESAEKVGVNFIGGFSALVEKGYTKGDAILINSIPEALAQTERVCGSVNIGSTRTGINMDAVRDMGEVIKKTAELTADTQGLGCAKLVVFANAVEDNPFMAGAFHGVGEADCVINVGVSGPGVVKRAIEKVKGESFDKVAEMVKQTAFKITRMGELVGQEASKRLGVPFGIVDLSLAPTPSVGDSVAHVLEEMGLETVGTHGTTAALALLNDAVKKGGVMACGHVGGLSGAFIPVSEDIGMIEAVNNGSLNLEKLEAMTAICSVGLDMIAIPGDTPATTIAAMIADEAAIGVINNKTTAVRLIPAKGTKVGDMVEFGGLLGTAPVMRVNKNSSAEFIARGGRIPAPIHSFKN; translated from the coding sequence ATGGAAACGAAACAAATCCTAGAAACAATTCGAATGATTGAAGAAGAAAAACTAGATATTAGAACGATTACGATGGGTATATCCCTTCTTGATTGCATCGATAGTGATGGCGAGAAGGCACGCGCAAAAATATACAAAAAAATTACTACATATGCAGAAAAACTAGTCGAAACGGGCGAACAAATTGAATCAGAATTCGGAATACCAATTATTAATAAGCGAATTTCCGTGACGCCAATCGCGATCATTGCAGGAGCTTCCGCAGATAAAGATTACGTTGCCTTCGCAAAAACGCTAGATGAATCCGCTGAAAAAGTAGGTGTCAATTTTATCGGAGGATTTTCGGCTCTAGTTGAAAAAGGATACACAAAGGGCGACGCGATTTTAATTAATTCGATCCCAGAGGCGCTAGCACAAACAGAACGAGTATGCGGTTCCGTCAATATCGGCTCCACACGAACAGGAATCAACATGGATGCTGTTCGCGATATGGGTGAAGTCATCAAGAAAACTGCAGAACTGACGGCTGACACACAAGGGCTAGGCTGTGCCAAATTGGTTGTATTCGCGAATGCTGTAGAAGATAATCCGTTCATGGCAGGCGCTTTTCATGGAGTGGGCGAGGCAGATTGCGTTATTAATGTCGGCGTTAGTGGACCAGGCGTAGTCAAACGAGCCATCGAAAAAGTAAAAGGCGAGAGTTTTGATAAAGTTGCTGAAATGGTAAAACAAACCGCATTTAAAATCACACGAATGGGCGAACTCGTTGGGCAAGAAGCATCGAAACGTCTAGGTGTACCTTTTGGAATTGTCGACCTTTCACTTGCACCAACCCCATCAGTCGGAGATTCCGTTGCACATGTTTTAGAAGAAATGGGCCTTGAAACCGTTGGAACACACGGAACAACAGCCGCACTCGCACTTCTAAACGATGCCGTGAAAAAAGGAGGCGTCATGGCTTGCGGTCACGTCGGCGGATTAAGTGGCGCTTTCATCCCAGTTTCCGAGGATATAGGCATGATCGAAGCTGTGAATAACGGTTCGCTGAATCTAGAAAAACTAGAAGCAATGACTGCGATTTGCTCCGTAGGACTTGATATGATCGCGATACCAGGCGATACCCCAGCAACGACTATTGCAGCAATGATCGCTGATGAGGCGGCAATTGGCGTTATCAACAATAAAACGACAGCCGTACGCTTAATTCCAGCAAAAGGTACTAAAGTTGGAGATATGGTCGAGTTTGGCGGTCTTCTTGGAACTGCCCCAGTAATGAGAGTAAATAAAAATTCATCCGCAGAATTCATTGCTCGAGGTGGCCGGATTCCTGCCCCGATTCACTCTTTCAAAAACTGA
- a CDS encoding PTS sugar transporter subunit IIC produces MNGLTNFLEKYFVPVAAKIGSQKHLVALRDAFISTMPITMAGSIAVLLNAFFRDFPTSWGWTGFVEAMQPLIGVNGYVWAATLAIVSLVFSVSLGYNLSKVYEVDRLAGALVSLAAFVMNLSQTVAVDPIKNAILAANPKADVSAIQPVWGFLDLNQVNGTGLFTAMLFGFISTIIYAKLMRANITIKMPDSVPPAVSKAFAAIIPALVALYICAIIDWSFVKITGLDVITWISKTIQEPLLALSQGYGAVLLVTFLVQLLWFFGIHGPNVLAPVLESLWGTAQLNNINEAAKGISGSDLPYQWVRGSFDAYVWMGGSGGTLVLIIALLMFSKRADSRTVAKLSLGPGIFNINEPIMFGLPIVLNSIYLIPFIVAPMVMVTVAYFATTLGLVAPVKIAVVWVMPPLINSFLATGGDWMAPVISLINMVIAFIIWVPFVITANKVGVPEEEMKA; encoded by the coding sequence ATGAACGGACTAACTAATTTTTTAGAAAAGTATTTCGTACCAGTTGCAGCTAAAATCGGCTCGCAAAAACATTTAGTCGCGTTACGTGATGCATTCATTTCAACAATGCCTATCACAATGGCCGGCTCAATCGCAGTTCTTTTAAATGCATTTTTCAGGGATTTCCCAACGTCATGGGGTTGGACAGGATTTGTCGAAGCCATGCAACCACTTATCGGAGTGAATGGATATGTTTGGGCAGCGACTCTTGCAATCGTTTCCTTAGTATTCTCAGTCTCACTGGGTTATAACTTATCGAAAGTGTATGAAGTTGACCGCTTAGCCGGTGCACTTGTTTCACTTGCCGCATTCGTTATGAACTTGTCTCAAACAGTAGCTGTTGATCCAATTAAAAACGCGATCTTAGCAGCTAATCCAAAAGCAGACGTATCAGCAATTCAACCAGTTTGGGGATTCCTTGATCTCAATCAAGTGAACGGTACTGGTTTGTTTACAGCCATGTTATTCGGTTTTATTTCTACTATTATCTACGCAAAATTAATGCGTGCCAACATCACTATCAAAATGCCAGACTCTGTACCGCCAGCAGTAAGTAAAGCGTTCGCAGCGATTATTCCTGCATTAGTAGCCCTTTACATCTGTGCGATCATCGACTGGTCATTCGTTAAAATTACAGGTCTTGATGTTATCACTTGGATCTCCAAAACAATTCAAGAACCATTACTTGCCCTATCACAAGGTTATGGCGCTGTCTTGTTAGTAACGTTCCTTGTTCAACTACTTTGGTTCTTCGGTATTCACGGACCAAACGTACTAGCTCCAGTTCTAGAATCACTTTGGGGTACAGCACAACTTAACAACATCAACGAAGCAGCAAAAGGCATTTCAGGTTCCGATCTTCCATACCAATGGGTTCGTGGTTCCTTCGATGCATACGTATGGATGGGTGGATCAGGTGGTACATTAGTACTTATCATTGCTCTACTTATGTTCTCCAAACGAGCGGACTCCAGAACAGTTGCAAAACTGTCACTCGGGCCTGGTATATTCAATATCAACGAACCGATCATGTTCGGTTTGCCAATCGTATTAAACTCGATCTACCTAATTCCATTTATCGTTGCACCAATGGTAATGGTAACAGTAGCTTACTTTGCAACAACATTAGGACTAGTTGCACCAGTTAAAATAGCCGTGGTATGGGTAATGCCACCGCTCATAAATTCATTCCTGGCAACCGGGGGAGACTGGATGGCGCCTGTCATATCGCTCATAAATATGGTGATCGCCTTCATAATCTGGGTACCATTTGTTATCACAGCGAACAAGGTTGGTGTACCAGAAGAAGAAATGAAAGCCTAA
- a CDS encoding DUF3188 domain-containing protein — protein sequence MMKSASNGLFIMSLGLIIIVFSPSMGGNSTNLPMMFTGILVVVLGALMVFLKKKKDKNS from the coding sequence ATGATGAAAAGTGCATCAAACGGACTATTTATAATGAGCCTTGGTTTAATTATTATCGTGTTCAGTCCTTCCATGGGCGGTAACTCGACTAATTTGCCAATGATGTTTACTGGAATCTTAGTGGTTGTTTTAGGAGCCTTAATGGTTTTCCTAAAAAAGAAAAAAGACAAGAATTCATAA
- a CDS encoding ACT domain-containing protein, which produces MKAILTVIGKDNVGIIAGVSNELSELEINILDVSQTIMDGYFTMMMMLDLNTTTKAFDEIKEQLSKKGADLEVKVSIQREEIFNSMHKL; this is translated from the coding sequence TTGAAAGCAATTTTAACAGTTATTGGGAAAGATAACGTTGGGATTATCGCCGGCGTCAGTAATGAACTGAGCGAACTCGAAATCAATATTTTAGACGTATCACAAACGATTATGGATGGCTATTTCACCATGATGATGATGCTTGACCTCAACACGACCACAAAGGCTTTTGACGAGATAAAAGAACAGCTTTCGAAAAAAGGAGCAGATCTAGAAGTCAAAGTCAGCATTCAACGCGAAGAAATTTTTAATTCGATGCATAAATTATAA
- a CDS encoding LacI family DNA-binding transcriptional regulator, whose protein sequence is MANIQDIAKLAGVSAATVSRVVSGRGYVSDETRARVQKIVDQVDYAPNRNAVSLKSGKTMMIGIVAIAFDSSMGVFLRSFSLAAQSEGYNTTIFVTNGDKARELEALEMLRHKQLDALVFVIRSSPWDLIESYAKYGPIVTWERVELAKVDSVFMNQYDGYMLGLEHLYAKGYRRIVNIYGRMSGKNTRGRMRAFADFCEKYGLDSNEMEHFYNKGRITHGEEIAHWWLAQDVKADAILCPTDYLASGFIAEARRIGIRVPEDVAVVGFDDTNNVARLFDMTTIHYPIDLQAENAFRIISNKLDDKDEPLQELEFRLVARKTT, encoded by the coding sequence ATGGCAAATATTCAGGATATCGCAAAATTGGCTGGGGTTTCTGCGGCGACTGTTTCTCGGGTTGTGAGTGGGCGTGGTTATGTGAGTGATGAAACGCGGGCTCGTGTGCAGAAAATTGTAGATCAGGTTGATTATGCTCCAAATCGCAATGCGGTTTCTTTAAAAAGTGGGAAGACAATGATGATCGGGATTGTGGCGATAGCGTTTGATAGTTCGATGGGTGTTTTTTTGCGTAGCTTCTCGCTGGCGGCGCAAAGTGAAGGATATAATACGACGATTTTTGTGACAAATGGGGATAAGGCGCGAGAACTTGAGGCTTTGGAGATGTTGCGGCATAAGCAGTTAGATGCGCTGGTTTTTGTGATACGATCGAGTCCTTGGGATTTGATTGAGAGTTATGCGAAGTATGGACCAATTGTAACCTGGGAACGTGTAGAGCTTGCGAAGGTGGACTCTGTTTTTATGAATCAGTATGATGGTTATATGCTTGGTTTGGAACATTTATATGCGAAAGGGTATCGCCGGATTGTGAATATTTATGGTCGGATGTCTGGGAAAAATACGCGTGGTCGGATGCGGGCTTTTGCTGATTTTTGTGAGAAGTATGGGCTTGATTCGAATGAGATGGAACATTTTTATAATAAGGGGCGGATTACGCATGGGGAGGAGATTGCGCATTGGTGGTTGGCGCAGGATGTGAAGGCGGATGCGATTTTGTGTCCGACGGATTATTTGGCGTCGGGATTCATTGCGGAGGCGCGGCGGATTGGAATTCGTGTTCCTGAGGATGTGGCGGTCGTTGGCTTTGATGATACGAATAATGTGGCGCGGTTGTTTGATATGACGACGATTCATTATCCGATTGATCTGCAGGCCGAGAATGCATTTCGGATTATTTCGAATAAGCTGGATGATAAGGACGAGCCTTTGCAGGAGCTGGAATTTCGATTGGTAGCACGAAAAACGACATGA
- a CDS encoding LTA synthase family protein, with product MTAPENKKQLKHPYLVRSLRTLGFGLILSVILHILLDASLSGFNIPATYEMIKTYPIPFLLGILVLLLVYLFLISLIGNIWASSTIFVGTSIVVAFANNQKFLERGEPLYPQEFEMITQWRFMLSMLSTWLVILLFIGIAVIIAIAWILDRYSRKISAKYYGRDFKYWDRKTLIIRAVGLVFSGVLLFSLTNFQSSDNWLRKAYNIDAQWKDVDPKESYQQYGFVGGLIYSATANIMDKPVNYTESHIQEITKKYSKLADQINATRQNKPMDDVNVVYVMSESFSDPTRLNGVTTSSDPMPETRKIMEKYPSGYSLSQGYGGGTANIEFEALTGLSMYNINPQITSPYQMFLYQKENFPSLVSSLEQSNYETIAIHPFKPSFYRRTDVYNALNFNKFISRDEMKHTDSIDDSEYISDASAFQETLDQLKANKTSTFIHLVTMQNHMTYWDKYINTIGVEGVPEKDKQTVETYLQGVKYSDDALKDFVTELDNMKEKTMVVFWGDHLPSVFPEEIVNQNTERTMHETPMFMYANFDLPKEDYGTISPIYFAPKMLELTGSKVSPYYALLTEMSKEVQGLEKNVLINANNKTIIADQLSKKAKEYLEDYKLIEYDLVAGKGYSKPTLFKNK from the coding sequence ATGACGGCACCAGAAAATAAGAAACAACTAAAGCATCCATACTTAGTTAGATCGCTCAGAACACTTGGATTTGGGCTTATTCTATCAGTTATCTTGCATATTTTACTCGATGCATCACTCAGTGGCTTTAACATACCAGCTACATATGAAATGATCAAAACATACCCGATCCCGTTCTTACTCGGAATCTTAGTCCTATTGCTAGTATATTTGTTCTTAATCTCGCTGATCGGAAATATCTGGGCAAGCAGCACCATTTTCGTCGGAACATCCATTGTCGTCGCCTTTGCGAACAATCAGAAATTCTTAGAACGAGGCGAACCATTATACCCGCAAGAGTTCGAAATGATCACACAATGGCGTTTCATGCTTTCTATGCTCTCGACTTGGCTCGTTATCCTACTATTCATTGGCATTGCAGTCATCATCGCTATTGCCTGGATACTGGACCGCTACTCCCGTAAAATTTCAGCCAAATACTACGGACGTGATTTCAAGTATTGGGATCGTAAGACACTTATTATAAGAGCGGTAGGCCTCGTATTTAGCGGCGTTTTACTATTCTCGCTTACTAACTTCCAAAGCTCAGATAACTGGCTGAGAAAGGCATACAATATCGATGCGCAGTGGAAAGACGTGGATCCCAAAGAGAGTTACCAACAATATGGTTTTGTAGGTGGTCTAATTTACAGCGCGACCGCAAACATCATGGATAAACCAGTGAATTACACCGAATCACACATACAAGAAATCACTAAAAAATATAGCAAACTCGCAGACCAAATCAATGCGACCCGCCAAAACAAACCGATGGATGATGTGAATGTTGTCTACGTTATGAGCGAAAGTTTCAGCGACCCAACACGATTAAACGGTGTAACAACCTCATCCGACCCAATGCCCGAAACCCGCAAAATTATGGAGAAATACCCATCTGGATATAGCCTATCACAAGGATACGGCGGCGGTACGGCAAATATTGAATTCGAAGCGTTAACTGGCCTATCTATGTATAACATCAATCCGCAGATCACGTCACCATACCAAATGTTTCTATACCAAAAAGAAAATTTTCCATCTTTAGTAAGCTCACTTGAACAAAGCAATTACGAAACAATTGCGATTCATCCGTTTAAGCCATCTTTTTACCGACGTACGGACGTATACAATGCGCTCAACTTTAACAAATTTATCAGCAGGGACGAAATGAAGCATACGGATTCCATTGACGACAGCGAATATATATCCGATGCATCAGCCTTTCAAGAAACTCTAGACCAACTGAAAGCGAACAAAACATCAACCTTCATTCATCTCGTAACGATGCAAAATCATATGACCTATTGGGACAAATATATCAATACAATCGGAGTAGAAGGCGTGCCAGAAAAAGATAAGCAGACTGTCGAAACATATCTCCAAGGAGTCAAATACTCTGACGATGCACTAAAAGATTTCGTAACAGAGCTCGATAATATGAAAGAAAAAACGATGGTTGTTTTCTGGGGAGATCACTTACCAAGCGTGTTCCCAGAAGAAATAGTCAATCAAAATACAGAGCGTACGATGCATGAAACACCAATGTTTATGTACGCCAACTTCGATTTACCGAAAGAAGACTACGGCACAATTAGCCCAATCTATTTCGCTCCAAAAATGCTTGAATTAACTGGTAGCAAAGTTTCACCGTACTATGCATTACTTACTGAAATGAGCAAAGAAGTACAAGGCCTCGAAAAAAACGTGCTCATAAATGCTAATAACAAAACAATCATTGCAGATCAATTATCCAAAAAAGCAAAAGAGTACCTAGAAGACTACAAGTTAATAGAATACGATCTAGTAGCCGGAAAAGGATACTCAAAACCAACATTATTCAAAAATAAATAG